CCGCCGCAACCATGTCGAGCCGTGCTGGCCGCCGCCACCCTGCAGCACTGCTGCCAATGAGGCCGGGAcgggcgccgccgccgcgatCCAGATCGTCAACCGAggagatccgccgccgccgcgccgcacgggctttgcccggcgACGACCCCGGCGGCGCAGGGGAGGACAGTTAGTGGCCGGCGGTGAAGAGCCCCGGTAAGGCATTGCCCACTTCTTGAGTGGACATGGTGTGAATGTGTGCATATGATGatggtgtgtgtgtgcgcgcgccaGTGCATCTATATTGCACTCGTTCTCTAAAAAAATCTCCACTTACAAGCTCACTTATCCTTCCCACCTTGCCACTTTTTCAAACATATTGCCCACCTCTTCAAGGCACCACTTTTAATCTCTATAAAACACTAACCAAATATTTATAATACAGTATCTGCACAAAGATTGGTCTATCTGATATTTTTGCGGTAGTCCCTATTTTCAAAGTACAAGTGTATTAGGCttttgaaaagtcaaacttcTTAGTCCTTGACCAAGTCTATTGGAAAAAATATAAATATCTACCATACGAAGTTAGTATCATTATATTTACCCTCAAATATATATTTTTGGCAAATGTAGGTATTTCTTGCTATAATATTATTTGAACATAGAAAGATTTGGCTTTTAGAAAAAATAAGCATATTGTATTGTGAAATGGACAGAGTATGAAATTGTAGTTGGGTACTAACGTGATATTTTTGTGCAAGTAATAATATGATATATATTTTTGCGGGTAACTAATACTTTTTGCGAACACGCAAAAGGCTTGTGTCTCGATGTATTAGAAGAGAGAGAGCAAACAATACAAGTTCGTTTACAGCTTGTTGCGGCACCACGAATGGCGCTGGTGGTAGCCTTACGGGAGGGCCGCCGCAAACTAATATGATATTTTTGTCTGGGTACTTATATGAACTAATAGTGGTGGACTGGTGGTTACTAATAGTTGCGCTTATCCTTCTATACCTTGCCATTTTTGCCTGAATTTCTGAATCCTAGACGAAATCAAGATCATCGTTGAGTAGAGGTGTGCACGAATCTTGTGAACATCTGTTTCCAAGCGCAATACTCCATTGATTTGAGATACACCTCCTAGTTGTCTTTTTTTTTTGTTACCTCCTCGTTGTCTCTGTTCGCAGCAGGTCCCATTTTCCTTAGCAGCCGGTATGGCCTTGACTTCTGACCTTGGgccatcttcaatttcttcacaAGGTGAGATCTCGACGCCAATATATCAATAATATACTCTATCCTCAGCAAAATAACTCTGCTTCCAGTGTTCACACATGCGGCATAGgcaagcatgcatgcatgccaccTATATAAAGGACTCCATATGCCTCATCGCTAACTCATCCACCACAGCTTAGCAGCAACCACCAGTGCCTCAAAGACTCTTTGATCAACAAACTCTAGCTGATCAGTGCTAGCTAAGTGTTAACAGCACTCTTCTCACAGAGATCTATTCCTCATCAATTAGAACTACAAGCCATGGATTCACCAAGGTCTAGCCATTACAGAGGAGAGGAACACGAGAGGGAGGAGATACAGAAGCAGAGGAGGCCGAAGCCGTCCAGTTCCTAGCCAAGTTGTTCGTAACTCTATCCCTTGTATTTGTAGTTGTCGTGTTGCCTGGCTACCGAGCAGCCCAAGCCCAGTAGTTATGGCCCATTGTCGATCCCATGGGAGAGCAGGGGAAGTCGCTAACACTAAGCTTGCTACATAGCAAGCCATGGGTTACTCCAAAAACCTAGGGGCTGGCCTGTTTGCCATGCTGCTCCTTGCTCCGGCCGTCCTGGCCTCGGACCCTGACCCTCTCCAGGACTTCTGCGTTGCCGACCTCAACGGCAAGGCGGTCTCGGTGAACGGGCATCCATGCAAACCCTTGTTAGAGGCCGGCGTCGACTTCCTCTTCTCGTCCAAGCTGGCCAAGGCCGGCAACACGTCCACCCCGAATGGCTCGGCTGTGACGGAGCTCGACGTGGCCGAGTGGCCCGGTACGAACACGCTGGGTGTGTCCATGAACCGCGTGGACTTCGCGCCGGGAGGCACCAACCCGCCTCACATCCACCCGCGCGGGACCGAGATCGGCATGGTGATGAAAGGTGAGCTCCTCGTTGCTGGAGAGACGTTCCTCATCCCGCGCGGGCTCATGCACTTCCAGTTCAACGTTGGTAAGACGGATGCCTACATGGTTGTCTCCTTCAACAGCCAGAACCCCGGCATCGTCTTCGTGCCGCTCACGCTCTTCGGTTCCAACCCGCCAATCCCCACGCCGGTGCTCACCAAGGCGCTAAGGGTGGAGGCCGGGGTCGTCGAACTTCTCAAGTCCAAGTTCGCTGGTGGGTCTTAATCCTTGGCAGCTTGCCCTAAAATGGTCTCAGTATATAATTGGATATATGCATGCCAGTGAAATTTAATAATTGTTCAGCAGAAGACACGTATTCAAGCTTCTAGCTAAGCTCGCATGCAGTTGTAATAAGATTGAATAAGTTAGCCTCGCGGTTTAGCCTTCAGAGCCAATACGAGGAATCAAAATGTACTACTTTTTATTGTCGTATTTGTTCTTTGCGTTGAACGGAATATATAAGTATCATTTTCATATATTTGTCCGAGTATGATTTTATAAGTCAGACATGCTCTCAAGTTTGCGTGGTGACCGTGTGGTGAGCAATCTTCAAATCATTCAGAAAACATGCTCTCAAGTTACGGGAATACATTGTGAGAATGCAAAATATACCGGTTCAGTGCATTGTAGCAATCTccaaaatgaaaaagaaaatatGAGTTTTTTTTCTATAGTGCACGGGATGGATCCACCGTGCGGTGTTGCTTTGAGTTCGTGCTACTTTTTTGGTTGTTGTCAAAATTTATTTTGTTTCATAATGTTTCGTTTGGGTTTTTTTTTCTCGGTTCAAAGTGTGTCACCAATTCATCATATTCATTATGTACCAACAAGAAAATGCACTTGTTTCAGGTTGGATCTGCTGACAAACGATGATACACAATGAACCATTATGATAGTCTTTTGAACAAGAGGAAACACCTGCTTTAACACTTTGAAACAAGATAAAAAAACCGCAAAAAAGAAAGAAGATAAATTTTAACAACAACCAAAAAAGTAGCACGAATCTCAAGCAATCACCGACAGTGGATCCATGCATGGTAGAATAGCGTTTCTTCAAAAAAGACATCAAGTTGCAAGAATGCATTGTAAATGTACCAGTTCAAGATTTTGTGGACGTATGTAAATGCATCCACATCTTCTTTTCTTTGTCCGTATAAAAAATCTCATTTTCCCAGACAAGTCGTTGGGCCAGAGGACTTTTCCACGTGCTTTTACCAGATTTGCTGGCATATTACCAAGGACCCCGTTATGGCGGCAATCCAGCTGAGATGATCGTGGTGATGGTAGGAATTTCCATTCTCTCGATCAGGCCACCATACAAAATTTCACATCTTAAATCGAACAACAAATAAATGCCACTCAAGGTTTGTATTTTGCCAACTAGATGTTTAATATATTTTTTCATACATCTCTCAGATAGTATCTCCCGAGATACTTAAGAAATTAAATATGATTTGTTTTTTCCAAATTGCGGGCATTTTAAAATATACTTGTAGTTCCGGTTTTAATTATATCCATTAAATACCTATAAATTAGTTTGAATCCCTAAAAATAGCAAATCAATTCAGAACAACGCCTAATTCCTATATGAACTTTGTAACTTTTGTACGTTCATATAAAAATATTACGAACCTTCAAGATCAATATTTTTTGTACATACTTTGTATGGTGCCTTCGCTGTTTTAAAAAAATAGGAAATTCAAAGCATTACATAATAATATGGAAAAATGAAGGTATATTATTAGTATATAATAGTGTAATATCAAAGTTGTAATACAAATTTTAATTTTTTTAGGGGTATACAAATTTTAAATGGGGGTACTGGAGATAGGGAGTGGTGGGCGAGTGTGCTGGATGGATCACGGTCAGAAAGTCTGACTCGTAACAGCCCGTTGATTTCCACTGACAACCATGTTTTCGTTGTTTTGCTGGCGCCATATCTTGCTTGGCCAGTCGAATATTTAAACTGCAAGGAGACAGACAGGATGCCATATAGTAGTATATCTGAACTTGATTTGCTCCCTGATCGATCAGGCAGTAGCCAATGAGAATCCCTTCTCTGCGCGAACGTGCTACATATTATTGGCAACAAGTCATCGACCgagaaaagaaacaaaagaacTACTTATTTGAGAGAGACCGTAGCCAGGTTCAGTTCAGGGTAGGTACGCCGCGACCAGAAGCTTCCCATTTCTGACCAtcgctaagagcatctccaacagacgcCGTGCTACCGTGTTCGTTGGTCCCATTTCCTTAGCAGCCGGCAGTGGCCTTGACTCTCACCTTGCCCCCATCTCCATTTCCATCACAAGCTAGCTGATCCCGACAGCGACGCATGCACATTTGCCTTGTGTGCACATTTGCACATGCATGCGGTGACGACATGCATAGCTTAATTAGCTCCATGCATGCGTTACGTGCACCGATTCCCTATATAAAGGACTCCATATGCCTCACCACTCACCCATCCACCAGTGCCTTGCACACACTCTCAACAAACTCTAGCTGATCAGTCCTGGCTAAGCTTGTTGCATAGCAAGCAATGGGGTACTGTAAAACCCTAGCGGTTAGCCTGTTCGCCATGTTGCTCCGCTCCGGCCCTCCTCGCCACCGACCCTGACCCTCTCTAGGACCACTATGTCGCCGACCTCGATGGCAAGGCGGTCCTGTGAACAGGCACACGTGCAAGCCCGTGTCGGAGGCTGGCAACGACTTCCTCTTCTCGTCCAAGCTGGCCAAGGCCGGCAACACGTCTACCCCGAACGGCTCGGCCATGACGGAGCTTCACGTGGTCGAGTGGCCCGCTAGGAACACGATGGGCGTGTCCATGAACCGCGTGGACTTCGCGCCAGGAGGCACCAACACGCCGCACATCCACCCACGCGCCACTGAGATCGGCATGGTGATGAAAGGTGAGCTCCTCGTTGGAATCCTCGGCAGCCTCGACTCCGGAAACAAGCTCTACTCCAGGGTGGTGCGTGCTAGTGAGACGTTCCTCATCCCGCGCGGCCTCATGCACTTTCAGTTCAACATCGGCAAGACAGGGGCCTCCATAGTTGTCTCCTTCAACAACCAGAACCCTGGCATTGTCTTCGTGCCGCTCACGCTCTTCAACTCCAACCCGTCCATCCCCACGCCGGTGCTCACAAGGTGCACAGGGTGGAGGTCGGGTCATCGAACTTCTCAAGTCCAAGTCCGCCGGTGGGTCTTAATTCCTAGGAGCCTGCCATGTATGCTAGCTAAGTTTAATAATTCTTAGAAGAAGACATGTATTCAAGCTTCTAATTAAGCTCGCCTGTAGTTGTAATAAGATTGAATAAGTAAGCCTCGCAGTTCAGCCTTCACAACCAATGCGAAGAATTGTGAAATATACCATAATAAGAATATATAAATTGTAGCATTTTTCGTATGTTTGCTCCATTACCCATTTGTATTTCATTCTCTATTAGCCTTTTTCAAGTGTTGTACATTACTGGGCCGGTCCATTCTTAGCGCTCGCTCGTGCACTGGTAGTTGGGTACAATgcgtttttctttgttttttgtcATTTCATTCTACTTTTTTTCTTTCGTGTTCTTTTTTCTTCAGGGGGTTCTCGGCATTATTTGTTTTACCATTCTTTTTTCACCGTTTCTTTGTTTTattcctcttttcttcttttctttttttcagTTCTTTTTCATTTGTTTCTCGGTTTTCTCCAGTTTTCTTGTTTTCTTTGCTTCCTCTTATTTTTTTTGTGCACTGTTTTTCTCCCattttcttgttttttctttggttttttaTTTCTTAGGGGGTTTTTATTGTTCTTCATTATGCTtcggttttgttttgtttttattcGGTTTCCATTATGTCTCTTTCTCGGTTTTCATCATTTTATATTCTTCTTCAAAATGTATATATTTTCCAGTGCTCAATTCATATTTCAGTATACAAGTGAAAGTTTTTTTGGATACACGACATACGTTTCTCAAATACATTATGTACATTTTTCTAAATACATGTTATTAACACTTTTTGGAATACATGGGcaagatttttttttcaaatacacgCTGAACATTTTTTCTGATAATAAGAATTTTGTCAAAACTATGCATACATTATTATAAATacatcatgaacatttttaaaacatAATGTTTTGGTGTTCACTTCTTCAATACACATTTTTACATTTTTTTCTACATATCGGGGATATTActtatacacatttaacatttttttaaatgcatgaacaaCATTTTTCATACAGATTGTATAATATTTATATACTTTTTTCAAAATgaaaaatattttttatataattttatcAAATTTTCAAGTTCTTGATTAACAATTTTCAaatactcataagaatttttttagaatgctccaTTAAGAAAATAAATACATGATCAACTTTTTCAAAAGCATTGTATTTTTTTGTATAgattttttatatacataattgTTTTCCCTATACACATTTTCCTTTTCTAAATGCTTGATTTAactttttgaaaatatttgattatcattttttcaaatacttgattAATGTTTTTTACAAATACACGATTGACGTTTCGCACATAGATTgtatttttttgacatttttgTATACATGAGAAATATTTTTTTCTATACATATTTCACATTCTTTAAACACTTGATTGACATATGTTAAATTTTTCATATTTTTATCATATACACTTTTATAATATTGGAAATATAAGAGcatgaaagaaagaaataaaaaacaTAAACGAAAAACCAGGAAAAAAACAAGGTGTGGCATGTAGCCTCGCGTTGGGTCAGCCCAGTCCAGCGTTCAGTCCCGGTGAGGCTGCCTACGTCCGTGGCATTTCCTATTCAGTGCCTTCAGCGCCCGTTAATGTGTATTTCGTTAAGTGTTGCTGAAGGTGGTCTTACCTGGGCAGACGCATATACCATTGTGTTTTTTTCAAACTCCCAAAAAATGTGCAAGCGACAGGCATCTGACAAGCAACCACTGCATTCAAACGAATGCGAAGAAACCACTCGACTATCCCACCAGTTTCGAAATCTATgctttttcttttatttgttttttcaGTTTGTGGTTTTTTCTCCGGACGTTTTAatcgttttttttctttttcacccctttttttattaaATACGTGGACTCCTTTCAAATTGAGAATTTTTTTTCCAAATGCATGAACTTATACTCAAATTTGTAAACATTATTTAGGAAATCAATGAACCTTTTCAATTTTTGGAACTTCTTAAAAacgatgaacttttttccaatttgatgaacttttttacaAATTTGATAAACAATTTTCAAGTTCGATGAGCATTCTTCAAGTTCGTTTTCAAGATTTATGAACTATTTCCCCAATTAAATGATTTGTTTTCAAAATGAATGAACTTTTCTTGAAATTTGTGAACGTTTTTTTTAATTGATGATCTTTATTCAGACTTGATTAATTTTTTCCAAATTTGTGTACTGTTTTTGAAGTTTGTGaactaattttgaaaaatccatGAACGTTTTTGCATTCAATacttctttttttcttcaaacatttttgttttttctttacTGGTTGTTTTGGATTATTGTTTTCTCAATGTTTTTCTTCACTTTTTATCGGTTTTTGCCAGTTTTTCTTTACTGGTTGTTTTGGATTATTGTTTTCTCAATGTTTTTCTTTACTGGTTGTTTTGGATTATTGTTTTCTCAATGTTTTTCTTCACTTTTTATCGGTTTTTGCCAGTTTTTCTTCAAACActttcatcatttttttatacaTTAGAAACATTATTGTATACATGATTAATATTTTTTTGAAATCTTAAAATTTTTATGTTTACTTTTTTCATACATGCTATTTATATTATCGTTTTCATGAAAATTTTATTACAAAGAAGATGCCATTTTTTATTATTAAGAGGTTGGCAGGTTTATTATTAAGAGCATGCCAATTTAATAATAAGAGTATTGCATTTTAATGAATAAGAGGAGACAGTTACATTACTATGCACATGACATTTTGATAATTAAGAGGATGGGAATTTTATTTCCAATGGCACTGCATTTTTTAATGATTTTTTTGCACAGCAAACCAAATAAAGTTAAGTTTAACAGGATGGTATATTTGTTTTTTGGTCCATGGCAAAAAAAATGTTCTCTATTTATACAacatgaaaatttcaaaaaaattcttcaGATCCTGGCATTTTATAAAAAATGATATTCATGGCATTTAAAAAAATTAAGGAGTTAAATTGGCCTCTGGGCCAATGAGGGGTCGCCCTAGACCCCCACCACAGCGAACAATCGGAAAAGGATGATTACCTCAAAAAAAATCGGCTGCAGTTGTATGCAGAGACAGGGATGGAAATTTTCTGGGTAGCAGCTCACTTGTCATCGGAGGCGTGGATGATCCATTGGTCTTGGAGACTATCTCATGCAGGGAGGCTTTGGCACTGGCAGAAGATCTCCACCTTCATCGTATTGTCTTTGCCTCAGACGCCAAACAGGTGATTCGTGATATTTGGAGTGGGAGTCGAGGAAGCAATGGAGCAATGATTAGCGAGATTAAATTACAAGCATCTTTACTTGATTGTAATTTTTTAAAAGTCGTGTTGTCAATGTTGAAGCACATATTCTAGCCAGGTTCTCATTGTCGTTGGGTCTGGGACGCCACGTTTGGTTTGACCAATCCCATGATCCAAACTCTATCCACATTTTGTGGTGTTCGAATGCATCCTCCGATCCTCCTCATGAACGACAACCAGCTATTGGGGTAAAAAATCCAAGCACTCGCTAGTACTACCAATACCGCTCTGTTTCTTGTAGATGTAGTATATTGTTTCATTCCTGGGGAGAAGAGGACATGTCGTTTGTTTCACGCAGAAGAGGGTTTGTCCACAGACCACATGACAGGAGAAAAAACCCAATAATTTGACGATTATGGTCATCTTGCTAATACAAATTGACAAAGTAGCCAAGAAGAAAACATGTGAATGATGACCGAAACGTGCTGATTTACACATATTTCCCACGTTTTCCATAAGCAGAATGGCATAAATCTGATCCATGCATGGATAAACCCTTGTCAATACATGGCCTTGTGTTTTCTGAAAAAGAAGGGAGTTATTGGAATTAATGGTGCCAGAAACAAAGCAATAAACCTCCTCCATTTTTCACCATATGCATGTTAACCGTCGCATGTTATATAATCGGGTGATCTGATCCGCGGTAATATTGTCAATTTAGCATTAGCAAGCAAGCAACCAAGAACCAACCATGTCCATGGCCAATGTCATGCTCATGCCTAGGGATGAAAACGGAGCGGAAACGGACGGAACTGGGTGCTACCACATTTGTTTTCATATTTTTTGCAGAAGCGGAAATGAATACAGAAACCGTGGAAATGAATACGGAAACTGATACAATCGAAACCAAACACAGATCAAATATGGAGCAGACACGAAAACAAAATTGTGTGTTGACCAGAACTTAAAACTCCATTGAATCATAGAGAAGTACATACAAAAACCCAAAAAATTTAAGGAATTGTTAACATGGCTACAATATAGTATGGTTGTGTTAGCAACATAGTGTAGTAATACATGACAAATCCGTATATGGTATAGTTGAGTACGTATGTGGTAGTAAAAGTTGGTCTTCAAATGATCCATTCCATTCATTGTGTTATTGTGTGTAGTTTGGTAGTTGGACTACAAAGTAGCCATGGGCCTATTGTGAAAACGGAAATTCCATATTCACGGAAACGGAGAGTTTTGTCTCCATGCCTGTTCGACCGGAAAACACCGTTCCGTTTTTTATTTCGTTTCCGCATAAACAATTCCATTTCTGTTACCGTTTTACAAATTTCCGTTTCCGTCTTCATATTTCCTCTCCATTTCCATTTTCCCttcggaaaaacggaaactttccactccattttcatcccTACTCGTGCCCTACCCCTGCCAAAGCCATGTAAACCCCATGCTACAGTTTGCCAAGAGGCTGGCGTCCAAGGGCGTGCCCGCCACCCTCGTCATCACCTGCTTCATCGTGAGAACTGTCCGGTTCGATGCCGGCCCGGTGCGCGTCGAGTCCATCTCCGATGGCCACGATGAGGGCTGCCTCTCGTCGGCGGCAAGCGTCGACGAGTATGTGGAGAGGCTGGAGTCCAGTGGGTCGGCGTCCCTGGCCACGCTCATCGAGGAAGGCCACTTCACGCATGTGGTGTATGACTCGTTCATGCACTGGGTGGCGCGCACGGCGCGGGGGCTGGGTCGGCCGGCCGTACCCTTCTCCACCTAGCCGTGCGCGGCAAGCGTTGTGTACTACTACGTCAACTCCAGGTTGCTGgacccgccgccgccgggagaCGCGGGGGCCAGGAGCCAGCCATTCGCCGGGTTGCCAGGGCTGGAGAGGTGGGAGTTCCCGTCCTTCCTGTTCCACGACGAGCCGTACCCGACGCTCACCGCGCCCGCGCTCGCCCAGTTCGCTGATCAGGATGCGGGTGACTGGGTTCTGCTCAACTCGTTTGATGACTTGGAGTACGAGGTAAGAATAAGATCTCTCATTTTTTTTTCCTTTCAAAACATGTTTTTATCCAATATATTCCTATAGATATTCATCAGTTGCATATTTAAGTTCAGAAACATGATCAGCTTGATTCGTGAAAAATGAACTTTCGATTTGTGAGATTTCATTTCTAGCCCCATATTAAGTTGAGCCACCCTGAAAAGTTTAAGGAAAGAGCAAAATCTTCAGTAAGAAAGAAACTACACGTGGGGAAATGTTGATGGGAAATTTAGAAAGTTCTACAGGTTCCATCTTTTTTTTATTCTGGATTTTTCTTTTTgagtttttttcctttttttaaacttttttttatttttgatatttttttagGGGTAAAGCTAAGCTTTATTGATTTATAGTCCGCCTGACAATGAACTTTCACATGTGAGATCTCTCAGCATTTCTGCCATTCTGTGCATCTTAGCCCCATCCATATTAAGTTGAGCTACCTGAAGTTCGTGGAAAGTGCAAAATCTTCCTGGTTTAGAAAATTTTGGAACGAATTTTAGAAAGTTCTCCAGGTTCCTTCCTTTTTTTATCTTGGGTTTTATCTTTGTTTTTTGAGAATTACTTTTACTTTTGAGATGATGGAGACATCGTTGCTGGGCTTAAAAT
This genomic window from Aegilops tauschii subsp. strangulata cultivar AL8/78 chromosome 4, Aet v6.0, whole genome shotgun sequence contains:
- the LOC109742616 gene encoding oxalate oxidase 2-like; the protein is MGYSKNLGAGLFAMLLLAPAVLASDPDPLQDFCVADLNGKAVSVNGHPCKPLLEAGVDFLFSSKLAKAGNTSTPNGSAVTELDVAEWPGTNTLGVSMNRVDFAPGGTNPPHIHPRGTEIGMVMKGELLVAGETFLIPRGLMHFQFNVGKTDAYMVVSFNSQNPGIVFVPLTLFGSNPPIPTPVLTKALRVEAGVVELLKSKFAGGS